One Pieris rapae chromosome 7, ilPieRapa1.1, whole genome shotgun sequence genomic window carries:
- the LOC111002785 gene encoding terminal nucleotidyltransferase 5C isoform X2, translating to MGVIKVTPDTAALISACDLLDDMKSESSYTSSEEGCFSGERHAVLSYEQVRRLNDVMDEVVPIHGRGNFPTLHVRLRELVAGVRARLEASQTEGGAGVAVRDVRLNGGAASHVLTDQSQPYSDIDLIFTAELPTARHCDRVKAAVLGHLATLMPAATPRRRASPAGLKEAYVSKMVRVNSDGDRWSLISLGISRGHKSVELKFVDTMRRQFEFSVDSFQIALDSLLAFHECAQLPIGENFYPTVVGESVYGDFHEALMHLSEKLIATRQPEEIRGGGLLKYCALLAKAYRPARPDKIKILERYMCSRFFIDFPELGQQRAKLEAYLRNHFVGLEEEALKHRYLTLLHGVVRESTVCLMGHERRQTLALIEALACRELCARAVLMPQMVVPQYYVCVCACAACATYAPCCECCRPQLCPA from the exons AGCGAATCGAGCTACACCTCTTCAGAGGAGGGCTGTTTTAGCGGCGAACGCCACGCCGTACTCAGCTACGAGCAGGTGAGGAGGCTCAACGATGTCATGGACGAGGTGGTGCCAATCCACGGCCGCGGCAACTTCCCCACGTTGCACGTGCGTCTGCGAGAACTTGTGGCTGGAGTCCGCGCTCGCCTTGAAGCCTCGCAAACTGAAGGTGGCGCCGGAGTTGCCGTGAGAGACGTCCGGCTTAACGGCGGAGCTGCGAGCCATGTCCTCACAGACCAGTCTCAACCCTACTCGGATATCGACCTCATCTTCACCGCGGAGTTGCCCACAGCCCGCCACTGTGATCGAGTCAAAGCGGCTGTCTTGGGACATCTCGCCACGCTCATGCCTGCCGCCACTCCCCGCCGTCGGGCTTCTCCAGCCGGTCTGAAGGAAGCCTATGTTTCGAAAATGGTCCGAGTAAATTCCGATGGTGACCGCTGGTCTTTGATATCCTTGGGAATTTCCCGAGGTCATAAATCCGTGGAACTGAAATTTGTAGACACGATGCGACGCCAGTTCGAGTTCTCCGTGGACTCCTTCCAAATAGCGTTAGACTCCTTACTTGCCTTCCACGAGTGCGCTCAGCTGCCAATCGGGGAGAACTTCTATCCAACTGTCGTTGGAGAATCTGTGTATGGAGACTTCCACGAAGCCCTTATGCATCTGTCGGAGAAGTTGATCGCAACCCGACAGCCTGAGGAGATCCGCGGAGGGGGACTGCTAAAATACTGCGCTCTGCTGGCAAAGGCTTACCGACCGGCGCGACCTGACAAGATTAAGATCCTTGAACGCTACATGTGCTCAAGATTCTTCATAGACTTCCCTGAGTTGGGACAACAACGAGCCAAGCTCGAGGCATATCTCCGGAACCACTTCGTTGGCTTAGAAGAAGAGGCGCTAAAGCACAG GTACCTGACGCTGCTGCACGGCGTCGTGCGCGAGTCGACAGTTTGCCTCATGGGCCACGAGCGACGGCAGACTCTGGCACTGATCGAAGCACTGGCGTGTCGCGAGCTTTGTGCACGTGCTGTGCTTATGCCGCAAATGGTGGTGCCGCAGTACtacgtgtgtgtgtgtgcgtgtgCGGCCTGCGCCACATACGCGCCGTGCTGCGAATGCTGCCGCCCGCAGCTGTGCCCCGCGTGA